The proteins below are encoded in one region of Lactuca sativa cultivar Salinas chromosome 3, Lsat_Salinas_v11, whole genome shotgun sequence:
- the LOC111898162 gene encoding putative disease resistance protein At3g14460 isoform X1, with protein sequence MAEIVVSAFFSVAFEKLASEALKKIARSKGVDYELKKLKRSLDQIQDLLNDAAQKEIADKAVKRWLNGLQHLAYDIDDLLDDLSTEAMRRELTEEPGATTSMVRTLIPACCTNFSLSTKIHSKLDAITTELQKLVEERENLGLSVKDESPKHMNRRLETSLVDASRIIGREGEKDALLHKLLGDEACDKNFSIVPIVGMGGVGKTTLARLLYDEMQGKAHFELKAWVCVSDEFDIFTISKVIFQSVGGGNEEFKDLNLLQVALREKISKKRFLLVLDDVWSESYTDWEILERPFLAGAPGSKIIITTRKLSLLTQLGCSQPYSLSVLSHENAVSLFCQHAFGENNFDSHPTLKPHGEGIVEKCDGLPLALIALGRLLRTKSDEEEWKEHLNSEIWSLGKRDEITPALRLSYHDLSADLKLLFAYCSLFPKDYMFDMEELILLWMAEGFLHQSSTGKSMERMGVECFEDLLSRSFFQHAPNDESFFVMHDLMNDLAMSVAGEFFSRLDIETKKEVGKEDSRKYRHMSFVCETYMVYTKFKAFKGANSLRTFLAVSSERNSWNRFFLSNTILTDLLSELPLLRVLSLSRLSISEVPEFIGSLKHLRYLNLSQTDITCLADNICNLSNLQTLIVFGCPSLKELPKSFKKLKNLRHFDMRDTPLLKKTPLGIGELKSLRTLSKIIIEGDNGFSITELKDLKDLQGKISFQGLDKVRNPMHAQEVNLSHRRLSELEVEWSDEFDDSRKETVELEVLNMLKPHNDILKKLGIVSYGGTEFPNWVGDPSFHQLAKVTLNGCKKCTSLPLLGQLPFLKELVIRGMDEVKVVGSEFLGTGLAFPKLETLSFQGMKGWEVWSTNYSGVVDTSFPCLQELHIRSCPNLVKVSVEALSSLRSLKISGCSHRVLDSLVHVASSVSRLQISFISGLNDQVWGGVIEYLGAVEEIYIASCNEIRYLWESEAEASKVLVNLRKLDVGGCSNLVSLGEKEEDNSGSNLTSLTSLTLFGCDSLEHCSCPNSVKSLSIWNCNKLQEKELVGGREKPVINTNLRMLESIYITEWSNLKSITELTSFNHLRNLVIENCPNMESFPDHELPKLNVLTYLTIANCQSMDASFSGGLWPPKLHHLVIGRLKKPISKWGPQTFPTSLVDLILIGGRSEDASNLSQLSHLLPSSLTSLCIKEFEKVESVSMGLRHLTSLQHLTINNCPKAMDLPEMLLPSLLSLRIWECPNLKKTSSKRGSYRPLISRIPCIYIS encoded by the coding sequence ATGGCTGAAATCGTTGTTTCTGCCTTCTTCTCAGTGGCTTTTGAAAAGCTTGCCTCTGAAGCCTTGAAGAAGATCGCTCGCTCCAAGGGAGTTGATTATGAGCTCAAGAAATTGAAGAGGTCATTAGACCAGATCCAAGATCTGCTTAATGATGCTGCCCAAAAGGAAATAGCTGACAAAGCTGTTAAAAGATGGCTGAATGGTCTCCAACATCTGGCTTACGACATAGACGACCTACTTGATGATTTGTCAACAGAAGCTATGCGTCGTGAGTTAACCGAGGAACCTGGAGCCACCACCAGCATGGTAAGAACGCTAATCCCAGCTTGTTGCACAAATTTCTCACTAAGTACTAAGATTCATAGCAAATTAGATGCTATTACCACCGAGTTACAAAAGCTGGTAGAGGAAAGGGAAAATCTTGGTTTAAGTGTGAAAGATGAAAGCCCAAAACATATGAATAGAAGATTAGAGACCTCTTTGGTAGATGCATCTAGGATTATTGGACGCGAAGGTGAAAAGGATGCGTTGCTCCACAAGCTACTGGGGGATGAAGCATGTGATAAAAACTTTAGCATCGTGCCCATAGTTGGTATGGGTGGAGTGGGTAAGACCACTCTAGCTAGACTTTTGTACGATGAAATGCAAGGGAAGGCTCACTTCGAACTCAAGGCGTGGGTTTGTGTTTCCGATGAATTTGATATCTTCACTATAAGCAAAGTTATCTTTCAATCGGTAGGTGGGGGAAACGAAGAATTTAAGGACTTAAACCTTCTTCAAGTGGCTTTAAGAGAGAAGATCTCGAAGAAACGGTTTCTTCTTGTTCTTGATGATGTGTGGAGTGAAAGCTATACCGATTGGGAAATTCTAGAACGCCCGTTTCTTGCAGGGGCACCTGGAAGTAAGATTATCATCACCACCAGGAAGCTATCGTTGCTAACCCAACTGGGTTGCAGTCAACCTTACAGTCTGTCAGTTTTGTCACATGAGAATGCTGTATCTTTATTTTGTCAACATGCATTCGGTGAAAATAACTTTGATTCACATCCAACACTCAAACCACATGGTGAAGGTATTGTTGAAAAATGTGATGGCTTGCCATTGGCTTTGATAGCACTTGGGAGGCTATTGAGGACAAAATCAGACGAGGAAGAATGGAAGGAACATTTAAATAGTGAGATATGGAGCTTAGGAAAGAGAGATGAAATTACTCCAGCTCTTAGGCTAAGCTACCATGATCTTTCTGCTGATTTGAAGCTGTTGTTCGCATATTGTTCCTTGTTCCCTAAGGACTACATGTTTGACATGGAGGAGTTGATTCTATTATGGATGGCGGAAGGGTTTTTGCATCAATCAAGTACAGGGAAATCAATGGAACGTATGGGCGTTGAATGTTTTGAAGACTTGTTGTCAAGGTCATTTTTCCAACATGCGCCTAATGATGAATCTTTCTTTGTGATGCATGACCTGATGAATGACTTAGCCATGTCTGTTGCTGGAGAATTTTTTTCAAGGTTAGACATTGAAACGAAGAAGGAAGTTGGGAAGGAAGATTCGCGTAAGTACCGCCACATGTCATTTGTTTGTGAGACATATATGGTTTACACAAAGTTCAAGGCATTCAAAGGAGCTAATAGTTTGAGAACATTCCTAGCAGTATCTTCTGAGCGAAACAGTTGGAATAGATTCTTCTTATCAAATACAATTCTGACAGACTTACTTTCTGAGTTACCATTATTAAGGGTCTTAAGTTTGAGTCGACTTAGCATAAGTGAGGTACCGGAATTCATTGGTAGTCTGAAGCACTTGCGGTATCTTAATTTATCTCAAACAGATATCACATGTTTAGCGGATAATATTTGCAACCTCTCTAATTTACAGACATTGATTGTTTTTGGGTGTCCTAGTTTAAAAGAGTTGCCCAAGAGCTTCAAAAAGCTTAAAAATTTGCGTCATTTTGACATGAGAGATACTCCACTTTTGAAGAAGACGCCCTTAGGGATTGGTGAGTTGAAAAGCCTACGAACTCTGTCTAAGATCATTATTGAAGGAGACAACGGCTTTTCAATAACCGAGCTTAAAGATCTAAAGGATCTCCAAGGTAAAATTTCCTTTCAGGGGCTTGACAAAGTGCGAAACCCAATGCACGCACAAGAAGTGAACTTATCCCACAGGAGGCTAAGTGAGTTAGAGGTGGAATGGAGTGATGAATTTGATGATTCTCGAAAGGAAACAGTTGAACTGGAGGTCCTGAATATGCTGAAGCCTCATAATGACATTCTGAAAAAGCTTGGAATTGTGTCGTATGGAGGTACAGAGTTTCCGAATTGGGTTGGGGATCCATCATTTCATCAGTTGGCTAAAGTGACATTAAATGGTTGTAAAAAGTGTACGTCTCTACCTCTACTTGGGCAGCTACCGTTCCTTAAGGAGTTGGTTATCAGAGGCATGGATGAGGTGAAAGTTGTGGGCTCAGAGTTTCTTGGTACTGGTCTTGCATTCCCAAAACTTGAAACTCTAAGTTTCCAAGGCATGAAAGGGTGGGAGGTATGGTCAACCAATTATAGTGGAGTTGTTGATACATCATTTCCATGCCTTCAAGAGCTTCATATTAGAAGTTGTCCTAATTTGGTTAAAGTCTCTGTTGAAGCACTATCTTCACTCAGGTCTCTGAAAATAAGTGGTTGTAGCCATCGAGTGTTAGATAGTCTAGTTCATGTAGCTTCATCAGTCAGCAGGTTGCAGATAAGTTTTATTTCAGGACTTAATGATCAGGTGTGGGGAGGTGTTATTGAGTATCTTGGGGCAGTTGAAGAAATATATATTGCAAGCTGTAATGAAATAAGATACTTGTGGGAATCAGAAGCCGAGGCAAGTAAGGTTCTTGTGAATTTAAGGAAGTTGGATGTAGGTGGTTGTTCAAATTTGGTGAGTTTAGGAGAGAAAGAGGAGGATAATTCTGGGAGCAACCTAACATCTCTTACGAGCTTGACCTTATTCGGTTGTGACAGCTTGGAGCATTGCAGCTGTCCAAATAGTGTCAAGTCACTTTCCATTTGGAATTGTAATAAATTACAGGAAAAAGAGTTGGTAGGAGGACGAGAGAAGCCTGTGATCAACACAAACTTACGGATGCTTGAATCTATATACATAACTGAGTGGTCAAATCTGAAATCGATCACCGAATTGACTTCCTTCAATCACCTCAGGAATCTCGTAATTGAAAATTGTCCAAATATGGAGTCATTTCCTGACCACGAGTTGCCGAAACTCAATGTATTAACATATCTTACGATAGCAAATTGTCAAAGTATGGATGCTTCCTTTTCTGGTGGGCTATGGCCTCCAAAGTTGCATCACCTTGTCATAGGGAGGTTGAAGAAACCCATTTCAAAGTGGGGCCCACAGACTTTTCCAACCTCACTTGTGGACCTAATTTTAATTGGTGGACGGTCGGAAGATGCGAGTAATTTGAGTCAGTTGTCCCATCTTCTTCCTTCATCTCTTACTTcactttgtataaaagaatttgaGAAAGTGGAATCAGTTTCAATGGGACTCCGACACCTCACCTCCCTCCAGCATCTCACTATTAACAACTGCCCAAAGGCGATGGATCTACCAGAAATGTTGCTGCCTTCACTCTTGAGTTTGAGAATATGggaatgcccaaatctgaaaAAAACGAGTAGTAAAAGAGGCTCCTACCGGCCCCTCATATCACGTATCCCCTGCATTTACATATCCTGA
- the LOC111898162 gene encoding putative disease resistance protein At3g14460 isoform X2, with protein MRRELTEEPGATTSMVRTLIPACCTNFSLSTKIHSKLDAITTELQKLVEERENLGLSVKDESPKHMNRRLETSLVDASRIIGREGEKDALLHKLLGDEACDKNFSIVPIVGMGGVGKTTLARLLYDEMQGKAHFELKAWVCVSDEFDIFTISKVIFQSVGGGNEEFKDLNLLQVALREKISKKRFLLVLDDVWSESYTDWEILERPFLAGAPGSKIIITTRKLSLLTQLGCSQPYSLSVLSHENAVSLFCQHAFGENNFDSHPTLKPHGEGIVEKCDGLPLALIALGRLLRTKSDEEEWKEHLNSEIWSLGKRDEITPALRLSYHDLSADLKLLFAYCSLFPKDYMFDMEELILLWMAEGFLHQSSTGKSMERMGVECFEDLLSRSFFQHAPNDESFFVMHDLMNDLAMSVAGEFFSRLDIETKKEVGKEDSRKYRHMSFVCETYMVYTKFKAFKGANSLRTFLAVSSERNSWNRFFLSNTILTDLLSELPLLRVLSLSRLSISEVPEFIGSLKHLRYLNLSQTDITCLADNICNLSNLQTLIVFGCPSLKELPKSFKKLKNLRHFDMRDTPLLKKTPLGIGELKSLRTLSKIIIEGDNGFSITELKDLKDLQGKISFQGLDKVRNPMHAQEVNLSHRRLSELEVEWSDEFDDSRKETVELEVLNMLKPHNDILKKLGIVSYGGTEFPNWVGDPSFHQLAKVTLNGCKKCTSLPLLGQLPFLKELVIRGMDEVKVVGSEFLGTGLAFPKLETLSFQGMKGWEVWSTNYSGVVDTSFPCLQELHIRSCPNLVKVSVEALSSLRSLKISGCSHRVLDSLVHVASSVSRLQISFISGLNDQVWGGVIEYLGAVEEIYIASCNEIRYLWESEAEASKVLVNLRKLDVGGCSNLVSLGEKEEDNSGSNLTSLTSLTLFGCDSLEHCSCPNSVKSLSIWNCNKLQEKELVGGREKPVINTNLRMLESIYITEWSNLKSITELTSFNHLRNLVIENCPNMESFPDHELPKLNVLTYLTIANCQSMDASFSGGLWPPKLHHLVIGRLKKPISKWGPQTFPTSLVDLILIGGRSEDASNLSQLSHLLPSSLTSLCIKEFEKVESVSMGLRHLTSLQHLTINNCPKAMDLPEMLLPSLLSLRIWECPNLKKTSSKRGSYRPLISRIPCIYIS; from the coding sequence ATGCGTCGTGAGTTAACCGAGGAACCTGGAGCCACCACCAGCATGGTAAGAACGCTAATCCCAGCTTGTTGCACAAATTTCTCACTAAGTACTAAGATTCATAGCAAATTAGATGCTATTACCACCGAGTTACAAAAGCTGGTAGAGGAAAGGGAAAATCTTGGTTTAAGTGTGAAAGATGAAAGCCCAAAACATATGAATAGAAGATTAGAGACCTCTTTGGTAGATGCATCTAGGATTATTGGACGCGAAGGTGAAAAGGATGCGTTGCTCCACAAGCTACTGGGGGATGAAGCATGTGATAAAAACTTTAGCATCGTGCCCATAGTTGGTATGGGTGGAGTGGGTAAGACCACTCTAGCTAGACTTTTGTACGATGAAATGCAAGGGAAGGCTCACTTCGAACTCAAGGCGTGGGTTTGTGTTTCCGATGAATTTGATATCTTCACTATAAGCAAAGTTATCTTTCAATCGGTAGGTGGGGGAAACGAAGAATTTAAGGACTTAAACCTTCTTCAAGTGGCTTTAAGAGAGAAGATCTCGAAGAAACGGTTTCTTCTTGTTCTTGATGATGTGTGGAGTGAAAGCTATACCGATTGGGAAATTCTAGAACGCCCGTTTCTTGCAGGGGCACCTGGAAGTAAGATTATCATCACCACCAGGAAGCTATCGTTGCTAACCCAACTGGGTTGCAGTCAACCTTACAGTCTGTCAGTTTTGTCACATGAGAATGCTGTATCTTTATTTTGTCAACATGCATTCGGTGAAAATAACTTTGATTCACATCCAACACTCAAACCACATGGTGAAGGTATTGTTGAAAAATGTGATGGCTTGCCATTGGCTTTGATAGCACTTGGGAGGCTATTGAGGACAAAATCAGACGAGGAAGAATGGAAGGAACATTTAAATAGTGAGATATGGAGCTTAGGAAAGAGAGATGAAATTACTCCAGCTCTTAGGCTAAGCTACCATGATCTTTCTGCTGATTTGAAGCTGTTGTTCGCATATTGTTCCTTGTTCCCTAAGGACTACATGTTTGACATGGAGGAGTTGATTCTATTATGGATGGCGGAAGGGTTTTTGCATCAATCAAGTACAGGGAAATCAATGGAACGTATGGGCGTTGAATGTTTTGAAGACTTGTTGTCAAGGTCATTTTTCCAACATGCGCCTAATGATGAATCTTTCTTTGTGATGCATGACCTGATGAATGACTTAGCCATGTCTGTTGCTGGAGAATTTTTTTCAAGGTTAGACATTGAAACGAAGAAGGAAGTTGGGAAGGAAGATTCGCGTAAGTACCGCCACATGTCATTTGTTTGTGAGACATATATGGTTTACACAAAGTTCAAGGCATTCAAAGGAGCTAATAGTTTGAGAACATTCCTAGCAGTATCTTCTGAGCGAAACAGTTGGAATAGATTCTTCTTATCAAATACAATTCTGACAGACTTACTTTCTGAGTTACCATTATTAAGGGTCTTAAGTTTGAGTCGACTTAGCATAAGTGAGGTACCGGAATTCATTGGTAGTCTGAAGCACTTGCGGTATCTTAATTTATCTCAAACAGATATCACATGTTTAGCGGATAATATTTGCAACCTCTCTAATTTACAGACATTGATTGTTTTTGGGTGTCCTAGTTTAAAAGAGTTGCCCAAGAGCTTCAAAAAGCTTAAAAATTTGCGTCATTTTGACATGAGAGATACTCCACTTTTGAAGAAGACGCCCTTAGGGATTGGTGAGTTGAAAAGCCTACGAACTCTGTCTAAGATCATTATTGAAGGAGACAACGGCTTTTCAATAACCGAGCTTAAAGATCTAAAGGATCTCCAAGGTAAAATTTCCTTTCAGGGGCTTGACAAAGTGCGAAACCCAATGCACGCACAAGAAGTGAACTTATCCCACAGGAGGCTAAGTGAGTTAGAGGTGGAATGGAGTGATGAATTTGATGATTCTCGAAAGGAAACAGTTGAACTGGAGGTCCTGAATATGCTGAAGCCTCATAATGACATTCTGAAAAAGCTTGGAATTGTGTCGTATGGAGGTACAGAGTTTCCGAATTGGGTTGGGGATCCATCATTTCATCAGTTGGCTAAAGTGACATTAAATGGTTGTAAAAAGTGTACGTCTCTACCTCTACTTGGGCAGCTACCGTTCCTTAAGGAGTTGGTTATCAGAGGCATGGATGAGGTGAAAGTTGTGGGCTCAGAGTTTCTTGGTACTGGTCTTGCATTCCCAAAACTTGAAACTCTAAGTTTCCAAGGCATGAAAGGGTGGGAGGTATGGTCAACCAATTATAGTGGAGTTGTTGATACATCATTTCCATGCCTTCAAGAGCTTCATATTAGAAGTTGTCCTAATTTGGTTAAAGTCTCTGTTGAAGCACTATCTTCACTCAGGTCTCTGAAAATAAGTGGTTGTAGCCATCGAGTGTTAGATAGTCTAGTTCATGTAGCTTCATCAGTCAGCAGGTTGCAGATAAGTTTTATTTCAGGACTTAATGATCAGGTGTGGGGAGGTGTTATTGAGTATCTTGGGGCAGTTGAAGAAATATATATTGCAAGCTGTAATGAAATAAGATACTTGTGGGAATCAGAAGCCGAGGCAAGTAAGGTTCTTGTGAATTTAAGGAAGTTGGATGTAGGTGGTTGTTCAAATTTGGTGAGTTTAGGAGAGAAAGAGGAGGATAATTCTGGGAGCAACCTAACATCTCTTACGAGCTTGACCTTATTCGGTTGTGACAGCTTGGAGCATTGCAGCTGTCCAAATAGTGTCAAGTCACTTTCCATTTGGAATTGTAATAAATTACAGGAAAAAGAGTTGGTAGGAGGACGAGAGAAGCCTGTGATCAACACAAACTTACGGATGCTTGAATCTATATACATAACTGAGTGGTCAAATCTGAAATCGATCACCGAATTGACTTCCTTCAATCACCTCAGGAATCTCGTAATTGAAAATTGTCCAAATATGGAGTCATTTCCTGACCACGAGTTGCCGAAACTCAATGTATTAACATATCTTACGATAGCAAATTGTCAAAGTATGGATGCTTCCTTTTCTGGTGGGCTATGGCCTCCAAAGTTGCATCACCTTGTCATAGGGAGGTTGAAGAAACCCATTTCAAAGTGGGGCCCACAGACTTTTCCAACCTCACTTGTGGACCTAATTTTAATTGGTGGACGGTCGGAAGATGCGAGTAATTTGAGTCAGTTGTCCCATCTTCTTCCTTCATCTCTTACTTcactttgtataaaagaatttgaGAAAGTGGAATCAGTTTCAATGGGACTCCGACACCTCACCTCCCTCCAGCATCTCACTATTAACAACTGCCCAAAGGCGATGGATCTACCAGAAATGTTGCTGCCTTCACTCTTGAGTTTGAGAATATGggaatgcccaaatctgaaaAAAACGAGTAGTAAAAGAGGCTCCTACCGGCCCCTCATATCACGTATCCCCTGCATTTACATATCCTGA